One stretch of Glandiceps talaboti chromosome 7, keGlaTala1.1, whole genome shotgun sequence DNA includes these proteins:
- the LOC144437435 gene encoding galactosylceramide sulfotransferase-like — MSSIIYRYGLKHDLIAAVDPYLSALISEDETSKHYIIKEYNCSDFPGYNIMASHIDYNRPAMEEIVRSRDAKYVTIARSPYARLKSAFYFSGRDKGFPNSSNPLKEYIKLRYDQFIQKGLNGLKLYLRRFRLQGSKDITLLPPELRRLDKELDLVMLTEYYDESLVLLRKLMCWEFEDLVYIPMKVHHVYQPPITTDMADMISKFGTHDIMFYEYFNNTFWEKVRNYDGDFSADLEKFQTLRNNVRRLCVYGNESSFCELLHSESHKMSVNIARKNEIWNC, encoded by the coding sequence ATGTCATCTATTATCTACAGATATGGTTTGAAACATGATCTTATTGCAGCTGTCGACCCATATCTCAGTGCTCTTATCAGTGAAGATGAAACTTCAAAGCATTATATTATCAAGGAATACAATTGCAGTGATTTCCCTGGGTACAATATAATGGCGAGTCACATAGATTACAACCGACCTGCCATGGAAGAGATAGTCCGATCGCGAGATGCCAAGTATGTAACAATTGCAAGATCACCCTACGCTCGCCTTAAATctgctttttatttttctggaaGAGACAAAGGTTTCCCAAACTCTTCAAACCCACTTAaagaatacataaaattaagatATGACCAATTTATTCAGAAAGGCCTAAACGGTCTCAAGTTATATCTAAGGAGATTTCGCCTACAGGGAAGTAAAGATATCACCTTACTACCACCAGAACTACGACGACTAGACAAAGAACTTGACTTGGTTATGTTAACAGAATACTACGACGAATCACTGGTACTACTCAGAAAATTAATGTGTTGGGAGTTCGAAGATTTGGTGTACATTCCAATGAAGGTTCATCACGTATATCAGCCTCCAATTACTACGGATATGGCAGATATGATAAGCAAGTTCGGTACACACGATATCATGTTTTACGAATACTTTAACAACACTTTCTGGGAAAAGGTACGGAATTATGATGGTGATTTTTCAGCTGATCTCGAAAAATTCCAAACTCTTCGGAATAATGTAAGGAGGCTGTGTGTCTATGGCAACGAATCGTCATTCTGTGAACTTTTACATTCAGAATCGCACAAAATGAGTGTGAATATTGCcaggaaaaatgaaatatggaaCTGTTGA